The genomic region CTTGCAGCTTAGCTTCATGCCTATGACCACAGGGGTCGCCCCTACAAGATCAGGCAAAATTGCACCACTGCCCCTACGAGAGCAGGCTTGTCAAGAATTGACAAAGCTTTTAAGGGACTTTATAAAGCTTTCATGAAGACTCTTACCATCACGGATGCAAAGAAAAATTTGGGCCGCTGGCTCGATGCTGCCGCCCGCGGGCAAGACATCGGCATTATCTGCGGTGCCGATATCATTGCTCTGCGTAAGGTCGAAGTAGAATCCACAGATTACGCGCAGCGTGAGTACGGGGCGACGCAGGAGCAGATCGCTGCACTTGAAGAGACTACTGAAAAGCGGTATCGCCGGCTCAAACGGTCGGGAGAATTAGTGACCGTTACCGCAGAGCAACTGAGGAAGATGCTTGAGTAAGCCCCTGTCGATCGATCCGGCTGTCTTACTCCGTTTACAGAAGCTGCCCAAGAGTGAACGAGTAGAATGTCTATTGGCGCTGTGCACGTTGCCCGAGGCGTTCGGTCGGCCGCACGTACACAGCGGCCTGGGAATTCGCAAACTAGGTAACAAGCTTTTCGAGTGTCGTGGCAATGCCGCGTTGCGTTTCATTTTTCAGGACCGGCCATCTGATTTATTCGTCCCTTTCCTAGGGAATCACAATGAGATTAAGGCGTTGTTCCAAAGCGGTAGATATCGCTGAACTACGAGCGTTTCCCTCCTCTACTCGCCGTGGGAGCACAGATCGAAGAAACGCGCCGCTCACTCTCCCTCTCGGCATGGTGGGGACTCGAAGCCGATCCGCTCGTCCAGCAAGTAGAGCGGTCGCTGTTTCACTTCTTCGTATACACGTCCGAGGTATTCGCCAATGATGCCCAGCGCCACCAATTGCACCCCGCCTAAAAAGAGCACGGCGACCATGAGCGAGGTCCAGCCCGGAACGGTTTGTGCAGTGAAAAGCCGCAAGAAGATCGCATAGAGGGCATAGAGGAAACTGAGGGCGGAAATGCCGATGCCCAGATAGGTGGCGGCTTGCAGTGGGGCGAAAGAAAACGCCGTCAAACCGTCGAGCGCGAACTTGAGCATTTTGCGCAAGGGGTATTTGGTCTCGCCGACCAGCCGCTCTTTGCGGGTGTACGTCACGCCGGTCTGTCGGTACCCGACCCAACTGACTAATCCGCGCACGAACCGGCTTCGCTCGCGAGCGGATTGCAGCGCGTCCACGGCTCGCCGACTCATTAAGCGAAAGTCGCCAGTGTCGAGCGGAATATCCACCTGCGTCAGTGCGCGTAGCAGGCGGTAGAATACCGCCGCCGTACCCAGCTTGAACGCGCTCTCCCCTTCCCGTTTGTCCCGCACGGCGTAGACGACATCGTAGCCATCCCGCCATTTGTCGAGGAGCTGAGGCAGCAACTCCGGCGGGTCTTGGAGGTCCGCATCCATCACGATCACCGCCTCTCCTGTGGCCTGATCGAGACCGCAAGTAATCGCCGTTTGATGCCCAAAGTTCCGCGACAAGCTGACAATCTTCACTGTCGCATCTTCGGCATGGAGGCGCTTGAGCACCGCGAGACTGCCGTCGCGGCTGCCATCGTTCACGAACACGATCTCGTAGGCTTCGCCATACGCACGCAACACCGCGCTCAGACGTTGATGCAAGGTGGAGAGGATTTGTTCTTCATTGAAGACGGGAATGACAACGGAAACGGTCGGTGGCACTCAGGTTCTCCCATTCGGTTGCAAACGCACCAGTGTATCCCGTTAAGAGGGGGGTTCACGCGAAGGAGCAATGGCACCGATCTCCGCACGCGACCCGCTATCGTCTAAAGTCACTTCGGCTGGAGCATTGGTAATGGCCAGACGAGTGCCGGAGTCGCGAAAAAAAACGCCGACGCGCAGTGCAAGGCTTTCCTTAGCGGTATGTTTCGGCAGGAAGTAGAGCCCCTGATCTTTCATCACCGTGCCCGGCGACCACCAGGAGGTCGGATAGCGACCACGGGCCGGCGCATGGTCCCAGTTGGCGCGCACAGTCCGCTCAGTACCCACCGTAACGTGCACGAACACATAATAGTCAGTTGGCAAGGTTTTCAACGCTCGCCAGTAGTAAGTCAGCACGAACGCACGCCCTCGTGTCAGCATCCCCTTGTCTTCCAGGTCGTAGCCAATCAACTCCAACTCATCACTGAAACGCACCGGCGTCGGAAAGCGGACGGATGGCTCGTCGGGGGTCGTCACGCCGACCTGCCGTTCGTACAGGATCGCTTCGGAGCCATCGGGAAGCGGAAAGCGCGGCGTCGCTTCGGTAAAGCCAGATTCGGGAGAACGTAAAAAGGCGAGGATCTCATCGTTGTAGGTCGTCAACCATTGCTCCCCCGGACTTCCTGTCTTCACCACCGCAAAATCCACGCCTTGCAGGTGGATGAGATATTCCGGCCCTTCGGAAAAGCGCGGATCGCCGGGATGCGTCACGCCAACGGGAAGCTGCCTCAGGGTCGCGAAGTACGTAAAGGTGTTGGCATTCAATAAAGGAGAATCGGGGATGATGCCGATCACCGCCGGCCGTGCCATCGTCCGTCTATTTTCGAGGCCTAGCGACCCTCCCACGACTCGTCGCAAAATCTCCTCTATCGGCCAGTGTTCTCGTTGCGGTAAGGCAAAATAGGGCGCGGACTCGGGAGACCCTTGCCGAAGGAGGGCGAGGCGCGGTAACGCCTCATGCAGCGGAATCTCGATCACGTTTGGCACAGCACGCCACCCGTACGAGGCGAGCCAAAATTGCACGAGTAGCCACAGCATGACTCCGCTTCCGCCGTAGCTTCGCCAGCGCGATCTCGGCAGGAACGACACCCCCCAGGCCGAGACAACAGCCATGGCCGGCAGGATTGGCGTGATATTTTTCTGGTCTTGCGACGGCAGTGTGGAGAAAAACAGATAGGAGACCATGATCGAAGCAAGGAGCAACCCGAGGCCGTGCACCGCGCTAGAGGCATCGGAAATTTTCTGTCCTGCAAATGCCGCCCGTTGCCTCCACAGTACAACCAAGCCGGCCACGAACAACCCCAAGCCGACCAATGTCAAATGTCCATTTACAAAAGAGATGAAGTAAGACGCCAACGCCTGCCAGGTTAGCGGGTTCGAGGGACCATAGCCGACCGCTTCCTCACCGTAGGCAGCGCTGAGCGAACGCGCGATAAGCGGCTTGAGATTAAGCAAATACCACGGCGCGGCCACCAGCGTCGCAATCCCCAGGGCAGGACCAAGATAACGTCCGAGTCGTGGAGGCCCAGACTCTGCTCGTCCGAGCGTCAAACGTCCGCTGCGCCATATCCCCCACACGCTCACGCTCAAAGGGCCGACTAAAAAAACTGGAAAGAACGCACGACAAAGACACCCCAATCCCAAGGTCGCGCCTAGCGCGACAGACGGCCATTTGCGGGCGAACCCTTCCGTCTTCGCTAACCAGTACAGCGAAACGGCAACCAACGCCGTGTCCCAAAAATCGAAGAGAAATATCCGCGAGAGACCGAAAGCCGCCGGATAGGTCGCAACGAAAAAGGCCGCAAGAACCCCAGTGGCGGGCGACCGAAGCCGTGCACCCAAACCGTAGGTGGCCAGCGCGAGGACGACAAACGCACTCAGGTTGACCGACAAAGCTGCGCCCGCCGATTTGCCGAAGATGAAATAGGTCGGTACGGCCATAAGCGGCAAGAACGGCGGTCGCGAACGATCGACCGACAGCACGGAAGTGAAGAACCCAGAGAGTCCTCCTTCGAAGAGTGCCTCATGATATTTGAAGCTGGAAGTGAGATAAGCGGCGTCATCCCAACGCGGCGGACGGGTATCGATAGAGAGCCATACCACATTAGCAATTAGGCTTCCGGCGATAATCAGACCCAGCAGCACATGCTGCCAGCGCAATTTCGCGTATGGCACTCGCGCGCTCCTTCAGGCTGGCCGGTCTGGCAACAGCATCCGCTTCACCGTGTTTTTGAGCGGGAGCAGCCACCTCATGTTCCGATTCAATGCGGCTTGGTAATACGGCAACACCAAGCGACGGAGGGAAAAGTAGGCCAGCGTGCGCCACGAATCGCTGTGCGGATCGAGTAAATGCGGCGGAAACAGGAGGCGTTCCTCTTGCCCATGTTGCCGCCAGAGCCCGTCCGCAACCTTCCACAGCCGCTGATATTCGACGGCTTGCGCGGCACAGACCTGCCCAAGTTCGCGGCTCGGAGGGACCCGTGGGTGAGTCTCGTGCAAACGCTGAAACTCGCGCAGGAGCCCATCCATGCGTTCGCCCATCTGCTCCAGGCGGAACCCGGCTTCGATACGCCGCCGTGCGGCCTTCCCCATCTGTCGCAGTCGTTCGGGATCTTTCAGTAGATCCAGGAGCGTCCGCGCATAGATGTCCGCCTCGGCTTCTTCCGAGCTGCGGGGGATGAGCACGCCGCAGTCCGGCGTCACCAACTCCCGCTGCCCACCGACATCCGCACCTACGACGGGCAACTCGCAGGCCATGGCTTCGTAGAAAGACAAGGCGATGCCTTCCCATTGCGAGGGGAGAAAAAACAGGTCTACGGCGGTCATGAGTTCTCGCATACGTTCGCTGGATACCGCACCAAGCATGTGCACGGTCGCGTTCAGCCCGTGGTTCTTGAGAAAAGAGCGCAGCCACTCGGCATCGGGACCGTCTCCGGCCACCAACGCGCGGAAAGGCAGTCCGCTGCGCGAGAGTCGGAGCATCACCTGGGCAAAGACACGCGGTTGTTTCTGTTCGCAGAGGCGTCCGGCATAGAACACCACCGGCATCTGGCTCGGGAGGTCGAGTTCGCGCCGGACGTGAGCGCGGCGCTCGACATCAGGTCGCCATTGCTCGGGATCGACATTGATGTAACAAGACCGAATACGTTGGAGGTCAGCACCGCGATCTCCCATCCACCGCTTGAGATGCTCCGACACAACCACGTTTCCGTCCAGCAAGCTTTGATACTCGCAAGCAAGACGCGGATGACCGCCGTTTTTCCAGTGTTCCTCTTCGATATGGCAGAGATCCACGAAGGTCACCTGCGGGCAATGCGCCCGCAAATACGGCAGCAGCAGATAACCGAGTTCGCTATGCGAGATCAACACAACGTCAATCTGACGTGATTGAATCAGGTAACGCAGGAAGCGCGGATAGTCTACTAAACGCAAAAACCGATGGAGAACGAAAATGTCCGGTGTGAGGCGGGCAAACGCCGGCAGCCAGGAGTGATCCCCCTCCAAGGTGGTGGCGATGGACACCTCCCAGCCACGGCGGGTCAGTTGTCCAAGGAGGTCCAGATTGAACTTGTCCGCTCCTCCCAATGTCAGCCATGGAACGATCATCAACAGGCGGGACGCTTCTTTCCGCAAGCGATTGTCATAGGGTAACGTCGCGGGAACCGTATCTGAGGGCATGTGCCAGCGCGGCTGAATCTGCGGGAATCCGCCATTCCAGAGATGGGCGTAACGTTGCCGGAGACTGGCATGAAACGCGCGTTGCCGGTCGCCGTTATCCCAGTTCGTCCAGCGGTCCACATGGCGCGGGCGACGACGATACCAATCCAAGTACTCGGGCACCGTCCCACCCCAATATCCGACATGAGCGCAACGCAACCAGAAGTCCCAGTCTTCGAGTCCATCCCGGTTCTCTTCATCATAGCCGCGCACGGCGGTATGTACGGAGGTGCGAATAGCGCTGGTGGGAGCGATGAGGTTCTCTTCGAGAAAAGCGCCACCATCGTGAAAGCCGCGCGTCCAGAGATATTCTTGCGCGCCGAATCCCACGGTAAACCCTTTCACGAAGGCGAACTCTGGATACGACTCCAGGAACCAGACCCATTTCTCTACCGCCGTGGGCTCCAGCAGATCGTCGCCGTCGAGTTGCACCACGTACGGCGCGCGCGCGGCCCGGAACCCAGTGTTACGCGCGGCGCTCAAGCCTTGGTTGCCAGCGTGGTCGAGCACACGAATGCGCGGATCGCGGGCACGATACTTGTTCAACAGGGCAAGCGATTCGGCGTCGGTGGAGCCGTCGTTCACAATCAGCCATTCCCATTGCTGCAACGACTGCTGGAGCACGGACTGCACCGTTTCTTGGAAAATGGCTCCCGTGTTGTAGAAAGGTGTGACGATCGTTACCGCCGGTGGAGCTGTAGGGTCCGACGGCGCGTATAAAAACGGCGGGCGCTGCGGACTTATTGGGGTATTGGTGTAATCTGGCTGGACAGAGTCGATCATTTATCGGTTTCTTTCAGTAGCGTGCGAGCCACAAAAGCCGGCTCGCTAGGATTGGGAACTGCGGGTGTCACGAGGCCGAAGCGTTTTCCGAGTCGCCCCCAAGGGCTTTGCCGGTAACGAGCCACTTCAGCTTGCCAGTGACGCTGCTGCTCCTCTGCGCGTACCAGCGATTGTTCTAACTGGTGTATCTGGACTTGCTGTTCTTGTAGCAGACGCTCTCGTTCTTCCGCTGCCGCACGCCAGTTCTGCACTTGCTCTGCGAGCCACGCCTTCCCGCGCTCTAACTCACGCATCCACGTTCGTTGCTCGTGCAACAGACGCTCTCGCTCTTCCGCCGCCACACGCCAGTTCTGCACTTGCTCTGCGAGCCACGCCTTCCCGCGCTCTAACTCACGCATCCAGGTTTGTTGTTCCCGTAGCAAACGCTCCCGCTCCTCTGCCGTTGCACACCAGTTCTGGACCTGCTCTTCGAGCCACGCCTTGCCGCGCTCTAACTCACTCGTCCACGCTCGTTGCTCGTGCAGCAGTCGCTCCCGCTCCTCTGCCGTTGCACGCCAGTTCTGGACCTGCTCTTCGAGCCACGTCCGACTGTGCTCTAACTCGCCAATCCATGCATACAAGGTCTGCGAGAAGTCGTGGCGGTCCTGCGAGCGAGCCTGTTGTTCCGGTAGCGCACGCTCTCTCTGGAGATGTTCGCTCCACAATCCATCGGCAGCTTCGGCAAGGCGAGTGTACTCGATGGCTTGCACGGCACAGAGGAGCGCCAACCCGCGACTCGGCACAGGACGCGGGGCATCGGTTCGCAATCGCATTGCTTCCTGCAGCGCCTCCACGAAACGGTTCCCCATCTGCTCCAAGCGAAAATGCGCTTCGATTCTGTGGCGGCTCGCCGCTCCCATCGCTTGGCAACGAGCACGATCCCGCACCAGCGCCTCAAGAGCGTCGACATAGGCCAGCGCTTCGGTGTCCTCGTCACTCTTCGCCACCAGGATGCCGCACTCGGCGGTCACCAGTTCGCATTGCCCACCGACATCGCCGCCAACAACCGGAATCCCGCACGCCATGGCTTCATAAATGGCGAGCGCAATACCCTCCCATTTCGAGGGCAAAAAGAAAACATCGGCTGCGGTAAGTAGCTCACGCACGTGCTCGTTGGGCAAGGCTCCCAGGAGTCGCAGCCGGTCGTTCAGCCCCTCTCGCTGGATGAAGGATTCCATCCATTCCCGCTCCGCGCCATCGCCGACCACCAGAGACACGAAGGAAACGTGGCGTTGGGCAAGCTGTCGCATAGTCTGCGCCAGCACGGCCGGGGCTTTCTCGGCATCGAGACGACTCACAGACAGGAGGAGCGGCGTTTCCTCGTCCACTTCCAGCCGCTGACGCACGGCGCGCCGTTGCTGCGGGTCGGGACGCCAGTCGTTCGCATCGATGTTGATATGACAGACGCGGATGCGATTCTGGTCGGCTCCCCGCTGCACCATCCAATCGCGCAAATGCTCGGACGCGACAAGGTTGAGGTCTAACAGCTCCTGGTGTTCCACCGCCATGCGCGGATAGCCGCCATT from Deltaproteobacteria bacterium harbors:
- a CDS encoding glycosyltransferase family 39 protein encodes the protein MPYAKLRWQHVLLGLIIAGSLIANVVWLSIDTRPPRWDDAAYLTSSFKYHEALFEGGLSGFFTSVLSVDRSRPPFLPLMAVPTYFIFGKSAGAALSVNLSAFVVLALATYGLGARLRSPATGVLAAFFVATYPAAFGLSRIFLFDFWDTALVAVSLYWLAKTEGFARKWPSVALGATLGLGCLCRAFFPVFLVGPLSVSVWGIWRSGRLTLGRAESGPPRLGRYLGPALGIATLVAAPWYLLNLKPLIARSLSAAYGEEAVGYGPSNPLTWQALASYFISFVNGHLTLVGLGLFVAGLVVLWRQRAAFAGQKISDASSAVHGLGLLLASIMVSYLFFSTLPSQDQKNITPILPAMAVVSAWGVSFLPRSRWRSYGGSGVMLWLLVQFWLASYGWRAVPNVIEIPLHEALPRLALLRQGSPESAPYFALPQREHWPIEEILRRVVGGSLGLENRRTMARPAVIGIIPDSPLLNANTFTYFATLRQLPVGVTHPGDPRFSEGPEYLIHLQGVDFAVVKTGSPGEQWLTTYNDEILAFLRSPESGFTEATPRFPLPDGSEAILYERQVGVTTPDEPSVRFPTPVRFSDELELIGYDLEDKGMLTRGRAFVLTYYWRALKTLPTDYYVFVHVTVGTERTVRANWDHAPARGRYPTSWWSPGTVMKDQGLYFLPKHTAKESLALRVGVFFRDSGTRLAITNAPAEVTLDDSGSRAEIGAIAPSREPPS
- a CDS encoding glycosyltransferase; its protein translation is MIDPARPDYTNTPVSPQRPQFLYAPVESDAPPAVTIVTPFYNTGPVFRETACSVLQQSFQQWEWLIVNDGSTDPDALALLEPYRHSDPRIRVIDHTVNKGLSTARNTGFAAARTPYVGQLDSDDLLEPTTVEKWLWLLESYPEFAFVGSYSVGFEGKEYLWPRGFHDGVTAVQQNVIDNKCMVRVSVHRAAGGYDETIRAGGEDWDFWLRCASLGYWGTSVPEYLAWYRCRQTQGDRWANLDETGQWQAFREQLRQRYPSLWEGEFPRIQPRWHMPNDPVPDALPCANRLRKERPRLLLVAPWLAIGGADKFNLNAIGQLIERGWEVTIATTLKGEQPWLPQFACVTPDIFVLPHFLRLTDYPRFLRYLIASRGIDVVMVSHSELGYQLLPYLRAACPDVAFLDFCHAEAENWKNGGYPRMAVEHQELLDLNLVASEHLRDWMVQRGADQNRIRVCHINIDANDWRPDPQQRRAVRQRLEVDEETPLLLSVSRLDAEKAPAVLAQTMRQLAQRHVSFVSLVVGDGAEREWMESFIQREGLNDRLRLLGALPNEHVRELLTAADVFFLPSKWEGIALAIYEAMACGIPVVGGDVGGQCELVTAECGILVAKSDEDTEALAYVDALEALVRDRARCQAMGAASRHRIEAHFRLEQMGNRFVEALQEAMRLRTDAPRPVPSRGLALLCAVQAIEYTRLAEAADGLWSEHLQRERALPEQQARSQDRHDFSQTLYAWIGELEHSRTWLEEQVQNWRATAEERERLLHEQRAWTSELERGKAWLEEQVQNWCATAEERERLLREQQTWMRELERGKAWLAEQVQNWRVAAEERERLLHEQRTWMRELERGKAWLAEQVQNWRAAAEERERLLQEQQVQIHQLEQSLVRAEEQQRHWQAEVARYRQSPWGRLGKRFGLVTPAVPNPSEPAFVARTLLKETDK
- a CDS encoding glycosyltransferase family 2 protein → MPPTVSVVIPVFNEEQILSTLHQRLSAVLRAYGEAYEIVFVNDGSRDGSLAVLKRLHAEDATVKIVSLSRNFGHQTAITCGLDQATGEAVIVMDADLQDPPELLPQLLDKWRDGYDVVYAVRDKREGESAFKLGTAAVFYRLLRALTQVDIPLDTGDFRLMSRRAVDALQSARERSRFVRGLVSWVGYRQTGVTYTRKERLVGETKYPLRKMLKFALDGLTAFSFAPLQAATYLGIGISALSFLYALYAIFLRLFTAQTVPGWTSLMVAVLFLGGVQLVALGIIGEYLGRVYEEVKQRPLYLLDERIGFESPPCREGE
- a CDS encoding glycosyltransferase; the protein is MIDSVQPDYTNTPISPQRPPFLYAPSDPTAPPAVTIVTPFYNTGAIFQETVQSVLQQSLQQWEWLIVNDGSTDAESLALLNKYRARDPRIRVLDHAGNQGLSAARNTGFRAARAPYVVQLDGDDLLEPTAVEKWVWFLESYPEFAFVKGFTVGFGAQEYLWTRGFHDGGAFLEENLIAPTSAIRTSVHTAVRGYDEENRDGLEDWDFWLRCAHVGYWGGTVPEYLDWYRRRPRHVDRWTNWDNGDRQRAFHASLRQRYAHLWNGGFPQIQPRWHMPSDTVPATLPYDNRLRKEASRLLMIVPWLTLGGADKFNLDLLGQLTRRGWEVSIATTLEGDHSWLPAFARLTPDIFVLHRFLRLVDYPRFLRYLIQSRQIDVVLISHSELGYLLLPYLRAHCPQVTFVDLCHIEEEHWKNGGHPRLACEYQSLLDGNVVVSEHLKRWMGDRGADLQRIRSCYINVDPEQWRPDVERRAHVRRELDLPSQMPVVFYAGRLCEQKQPRVFAQVMLRLSRSGLPFRALVAGDGPDAEWLRSFLKNHGLNATVHMLGAVSSERMRELMTAVDLFFLPSQWEGIALSFYEAMACELPVVGADVGGQRELVTPDCGVLIPRSSEEAEADIYARTLLDLLKDPERLRQMGKAARRRIEAGFRLEQMGERMDGLLREFQRLHETHPRVPPSRELGQVCAAQAVEYQRLWKVADGLWRQHGQEERLLFPPHLLDPHSDSWRTLAYFSLRRLVLPYYQAALNRNMRWLLPLKNTVKRMLLPDRPA